Sequence from the Corallococcus soli genome:
CGTCCGGGTGGCCCGCCTGGCTGAAGCGCTTGTAGAACACCAGCCGCTGGTGCACGTCCGCCACGTAGTCGTCGGGGATGAGCGCCGGCATGGGCAGGTTGATGTCCGGCTCCACGTGCACCCTGGGCGGCTGGCCCTGCAGCTCCGCCACCGCCTCCTCCATCAGCTGCGCGTACAGGTCGAAGCCGATTTCGGCGATGGCGCCCGACTGCTTCTCGCCCAGCAGGTTGCCCGCGCCGCGGATCTCCAGGTCATGGCTGGCGATGGAGAAGCCCGCGCCCAGCTCGGTGAAGTTCTGGAGCACCTCCAGGCGGCGCTGCGCGTCCTTCGTCACCGGACGGCGGGTGGGCACCAGCAGGTACGCGTACGCGCGCTCCTTGCTGCGGCCCACGCGCCCGCGCAGCTGGTAGAGCTGCGCGAGCCCGAACTGGTCCGCGCGGTCGACGATCATCGTGTTGGCGCTGGAGATGTCGATGCCGCTCTCGATGATGCTGGTGCACAGCAGCACCTGGTACTTGTGCTCGGTGAAGGCCAGCATCACCTTCTCCAGTTGCCCTTCGGGCATCTGCCCGTGCGCCACGCCGAGGGTGACGTGGGGCAGCAGCTTGCGCAGATCCCGCTCCATGGAGGCCAGCGACTCCACGCGGTTGTGCACGAAGAAGACCTGGCCGCCGCGGGCGATTTCGCGCTCCACGGCCTCCTTGATGAGGCCCTCGTCGTACTTCATCACGAAGGTGCGGATGGCCCGCCGGTCCTGCGGCGGCGTGGCGATGATGCTCATGTCGCGCACGCCGGACATGCTCATGTGCAGCGTGCGGGGGATGGGCGTGGCCGTCAGCGTCAGCACGTCCACCTGCGTGCGCAGCCGCTTGAGGGCCTCCTTCTGCTTCACGCCGAAGCGCTGCTCCTCGTCCACGACGAGCAGCCCCAGGTCCTTGAAGGCCACCTCGCCCGCCAGCAGCTTGTGCGTGCCGATGACGATGTCGACCCGGCCCTCCTTGGCGCGCTTGAGGATGTCGCGCACCTCCGGCGGCTTGCGGATGCCGGAAATCACTTCCACCGTGACGGGGTAGTCCTTGAAGCGCTTCTTGAACGAGTGGAAGTGCTGCTGCGCCAGCACCGTGGTGGGCACCAGCACCGCCACCTGCTTGCGATCCAGGGTCGCCTTGAAGGCGGCGCGCATCGCCACCTCCGTCTTGCCATAGCCCACGTCGCCACAGACGAGCCGGTCCATGGGCTGCGCCTTCTGCATGTCCGCGAGCACGTCCTCGATGGCCTTCGCCTGGTCGGGCGTCTCCTCGAACTCGAAGTCCGCCTCGAACTGGGCGTAGTACCGGTCCGGGGGCTGGAACGCGTAGCCGGGGTGCGCCTTGCGCGCGGCGGCCATCTGGAGCAGCTCCGCCGCCATCTTGAGCAGCTGCTCCTTGACGCGCTTCTTCGTCTTCTCCCAGCTCGTCGTGCCCAGCTTGTCCAACTGGACCGTGGCCGGGTCGCCGCCGGTGAACTTCTGGATGAGCCGCATGCGGCCCACCGGCAGGTAGATTTTGTCGCGCCCCGCGTACTCCAGGACGAGGAAGTCCCCCGGGATGCCCTGCACCTCCATCTTCGTCAGGCCCGCGTAGCGGCCAATGCCGAAGTCGGTGTGGACGATGAGGTCGCCTTCCTTCAGGTCCTTGAAGCCCGCGGCGAACGCGTCCAGCTTCTTGCTGCGCTTCACGCGGCGGCGGGAGCGGACGCCGAAGATCTCCTCGTCCGCCAGCACCACCAGCCGGCCCTCGGCGTCCACGAAGCCGTGGCTCACCTCGCCGGTGAACAGGTGCGCCCACACCGCGGGCTCATAGAGCTTCGCGGGGTCCCCCATCGGTTCGGTGTGCACCTTCACCATCACCGACCGGTCCAACAGGAGCCGCTTGAGCCGGTCCGCCTGGCTCAGCGTGCCGCACGCCACCGCGCACGCCACGCCGGTATCGCGCCAGCGTTGCAGCCGCTCCACCAGCGGGGTGAGCGCGCCCTCCTCGCCGTGGTGCGCGAGGATGGCCTCGCGCAGGTCCTGCGTCGTGCCGAAGCTGAAGGCCACCGGGACGTCCGTCTGCGTGAGCGACAGCCCTCCGCCCTCCACCACGCGCAGGGCCTGAAGCTTCGCGGCCACGTCGTCGCGCGACAGGAAGTGGTGCTCCGGCGGGTAGGTGAGGTCCTGCCGCGCGTCGGCCTCTTCCACGCCGCGCGCCAGTTCGCCCCAGAGCTCGTCCAGGGCGCGGTCCAGGCTCACCGGATCATCCAGGTAGACGACGGGCTCCGGGGCCCAGGCGCGCAGGTAGTCGAACACCGTGACGAGCCCGCCCTCGAAGAAGCCGGGCAGCAGGCCCTCCAGGCCGAAGCCGGGCAGGCCCTCGCGCAGCGCCTCCAGCCGCTCGCGCAGCTTGATGGTGGGCAGGTTGATGCGGTCGGCGACGGCGCGGGCGGCGGCCTCGGCGCGCGGGCGCGTGTCGTCGGTGAGGAGCAGCTCGCGCGCGGGGACCAGGTCCACCGACTTGAGCGCGTCCACCGTGCGCTGCGACTCCGGGTCGAAGACGCGGATGGACTCGATGGTGTCCCCGAAGAACTCCAGGCGCACCGGCCGCTCGTACAGGGGACTGAAGACGTCCAGCAGGCCGCCACGCACGCTGAAGGTGCCCTTGTCCTCCACCAGCGGGCTGTTCTGGTAGCCCATCAGCGACAGCTTGCGCGCCAGCGTGTCGCGGTCGAAGTCCTGGCCCACCTCCACGCGCTGGGCCAGCTGCGCCATCACCGCCAGGGGCAGCACGCGGCGGTGCAGCGCGCGCACGGACAGCACCAGTGCGGGGAAGGGCGTGCCGCGCGCCAGGTGGAACAGCGCGCCCAGCCGCTCCGTGATGGGGCCCGCCTCCGGCGACAGCTCGTCGTACGGCAGGACTTCGTCCGCGGGCAGCCGCAGCACGCGCGGCTCCAGCAGGCTGCCGGTGCCGCCCAGGAAGAAGGCCAGGTCGTGCGCCAGCGCGTCCGCCGCCTCCTCGTCCACGGCCACGCACACCAGCGGCGCCCTGAGTGAGCGGTGCAGCCGGGCGAGCAGGTGCCCGCGCGCCGCGCCCTTCACCCCCTGCGTGCGCGTGCGGCGCCCGACGTGGAGGGAGGACAGCAGCCGGGCGAAGGCGTCACCGGACGGAGGGGCGCCACCGGGCCACGGCGAGCCATCGGACTTGGGAGGAGGGGAGGTGTCCATGCGTGGGCCCGGGGAGGGCCCTCGTGGCTAATTA
This genomic interval carries:
- the mfd gene encoding transcription-repair coupling factor — protein: MDTSPPPKSDGSPWPGGAPPSGDAFARLLSSLHVGRRTRTQGVKGAARGHLLARLHRSLRAPLVCVAVDEEAADALAHDLAFFLGGTGSLLEPRVLRLPADEVLPYDELSPEAGPITERLGALFHLARGTPFPALVLSVRALHRRVLPLAVMAQLAQRVEVGQDFDRDTLARKLSLMGYQNSPLVEDKGTFSVRGGLLDVFSPLYERPVRLEFFGDTIESIRVFDPESQRTVDALKSVDLVPARELLLTDDTRPRAEAAARAVADRINLPTIKLRERLEALREGLPGFGLEGLLPGFFEGGLVTVFDYLRAWAPEPVVYLDDPVSLDRALDELWGELARGVEEADARQDLTYPPEHHFLSRDDVAAKLQALRVVEGGGLSLTQTDVPVAFSFGTTQDLREAILAHHGEEGALTPLVERLQRWRDTGVACAVACGTLSQADRLKRLLLDRSVMVKVHTEPMGDPAKLYEPAVWAHLFTGEVSHGFVDAEGRLVVLADEEIFGVRSRRRVKRSKKLDAFAAGFKDLKEGDLIVHTDFGIGRYAGLTKMEVQGIPGDFLVLEYAGRDKIYLPVGRMRLIQKFTGGDPATVQLDKLGTTSWEKTKKRVKEQLLKMAAELLQMAAARKAHPGYAFQPPDRYYAQFEADFEFEETPDQAKAIEDVLADMQKAQPMDRLVCGDVGYGKTEVAMRAAFKATLDRKQVAVLVPTTVLAQQHFHSFKKRFKDYPVTVEVISGIRKPPEVRDILKRAKEGRVDIVIGTHKLLAGEVAFKDLGLLVVDEEQRFGVKQKEALKRLRTQVDVLTLTATPIPRTLHMSMSGVRDMSIIATPPQDRRAIRTFVMKYDEGLIKEAVEREIARGGQVFFVHNRVESLASMERDLRKLLPHVTLGVAHGQMPEGQLEKVMLAFTEHKYQVLLCTSIIESGIDISSANTMIVDRADQFGLAQLYQLRGRVGRSKERAYAYLLVPTRRPVTKDAQRRLEVLQNFTELGAGFSIASHDLEIRGAGNLLGEKQSGAIAEIGFDLYAQLMEEAVAELQGQPPRVHVEPDINLPMPALIPDDYVADVHQRLVFYKRFSQAGHPDEVTDLRAELVDRYGEAPDEVDALSEVTLLKIDMRELRLRALEGGPNRLSMALGSDALLDGAKVAALVQRSKGYYRLTPDMKLIARLPPEAKGHAMLAEAHKMLRDLGTCALPRH